The following proteins come from a genomic window of Deltaproteobacteria bacterium:
- a CDS encoding NAD-dependent epimerase/dehydratase family protein: MKRAFTEDGECPDERVLVTGFPAFTARRMAAKILAEDATARLDLLVRDKFVAAARDFIASLPSDQAARIEPLIGDVCDMDLGLAGGEFARIAAEVTTIWHMAGIYFHGVDRHTARRVNVEGTRGVIELAKEARQLRRLCHWSTATVSGKRRGVVMEDELDENQSFHNFYEETKFEAEKLARAAQRHLPVTVFRPGIIVGDSRTGEIDKFDGPYYLAVLFVTTPPGVRLPLPGRGAAPLHVAPIDYVIDAAYALSLDARAAGKTFHLTDPNPLSARRVYALIAEQTRRTPAQGFIPSGLARALLHTPGIERIARGPLAFLDALDHLVFYNTRNTRELLAGTGIDCPPFDTYVAALVRYVRDVHDARRAKLEDDVFDPFD; this comes from the coding sequence GTGAAGCGGGCCTTTACCGAAGACGGCGAGTGCCCCGACGAGCGGGTGCTGGTCACGGGGTTCCCGGCGTTCACGGCGCGGCGGATGGCCGCCAAGATTCTCGCCGAAGACGCGACGGCGCGGCTGGACTTGCTCGTGCGCGACAAGTTCGTCGCTGCGGCCCGCGACTTCATCGCGTCACTGCCCAGCGATCAGGCGGCGCGGATCGAGCCGCTGATCGGCGACGTATGCGACATGGACCTCGGGCTCGCCGGAGGAGAGTTCGCGCGGATTGCCGCCGAAGTGACGACGATCTGGCATATGGCCGGGATCTACTTTCACGGCGTCGATCGGCACACCGCGCGCCGCGTCAACGTCGAAGGAACGCGCGGCGTGATCGAACTGGCCAAAGAAGCTCGCCAACTGCGTCGCCTGTGCCACTGGTCGACCGCGACCGTGTCCGGCAAGCGGCGCGGCGTCGTCATGGAGGACGAACTCGACGAAAACCAAAGCTTTCACAACTTCTATGAGGAGACCAAATTCGAAGCGGAAAAGCTCGCGCGGGCGGCCCAGCGCCATCTTCCGGTAACGGTGTTCCGCCCCGGCATCATCGTCGGTGACAGCCGCACCGGAGAGATCGACAAGTTCGACGGGCCCTACTATCTGGCGGTGCTGTTCGTGACGACGCCGCCCGGAGTCCGCCTGCCGCTCCCAGGACGCGGCGCTGCACCGCTTCACGTTGCGCCGATCGACTACGTGATCGACGCCGCGTACGCGCTGTCTCTCGATGCGCGCGCGGCCGGAAAGACGTTCCACCTCACCGATCCGAATCCGCTGTCCGCGCGCCGCGTGTACGCGCTGATCGCGGAACAAACCCGACGGACGCCGGCACAGGGGTTCATTCCGAGCGGCCTGGCGCGCGCGCTGCTGCACACGCCCGGCATCGAGCGCATCGCGCGCGGACCGCTGGCGTTCCTCGACGCCCTCGACCACCTCGTGTTCTACAACACGCGCAATACGCGCGAGCTGCTCGCGGGCACGGGGATCGACTGCCCGCCGTTCGACACGTACGTCGCCGCGCTCGTCCGCTACGTGCGCGATGTACACGACGCGCGCCGCGCAAAACTCGAAGACGACGTGTTCGATCCGTTCGATTGA
- a CDS encoding dephospho-CoA kinase, whose amino-acid sequence MCAYHARAAAATGRGAPAAACAAASRGPATWYRPRHGDASVSRIVGLTGGIASGKSTVAAMLRALGAPVVDADAIAREVVEPGQPALAEIVGRWGPGVLGPDGRLDRKRLAAIVFADPDERRALEAITHPRIAERSRARIAEFAARGAPAVVYEAALIVENKLYEWMDALIVVAVPPDVQRARLMARDGITAAEADARIAAQLPLADKVAVATYVVDNSGSVDDTRAQVERIWEEVSK is encoded by the coding sequence ATGTGCGCGTACCATGCGCGCGCGGCGGCGGCAACCGGCCGCGGTGCGCCGGCGGCGGCGTGCGCTGCCGCGTCGCGGGGGCCGGCGACGTGGTACCGTCCGCGGCACGGGGACGCATCGGTGTCGCGGATCGTCGGACTCACAGGCGGCATTGCCAGCGGCAAGAGCACCGTGGCGGCCATGCTGCGCGCTCTCGGCGCTCCGGTGGTGGACGCGGACGCCATCGCCCGCGAGGTCGTCGAGCCGGGCCAGCCGGCCCTCGCCGAAATCGTCGGCCGCTGGGGCCCCGGCGTACTCGGCCCGGACGGTCGGCTCGACCGAAAACGCCTCGCCGCGATCGTATTCGCCGACCCCGACGAGCGCCGGGCGCTCGAGGCGATCACCCACCCTCGCATCGCCGAGCGCAGTCGCGCGCGCATCGCCGAGTTCGCCGCTCGCGGCGCGCCGGCGGTCGTGTACGAAGCCGCCCTGATCGTGGAGAACAAGCTGTACGAGTGGATGGACGCGCTCATCGTCGTTGCGGTTCCGCCGGACGTCCAGCGCGCGCGCCTCATGGCGCGCGACGGCATCACCGCCGCCGAGGCGGACGCGCGCATCGCTGCCCAACTTCCGTTGGCGGACAAGGTTGCGGTCGCTACCTACGTGGTCGACAACTCGGGCTCTGTCGACGACACACGCGCGCAAGTCGAGCGCATCTGGGAGGAGGTATCGAAGTGA
- a CDS encoding YihA family ribosome biogenesis GTP-binding protein, with translation MRARSARFVTSAADPAGFPPPDLPEVAFAGRSNVGKSSLINALCGAANLAKTSRTPGRTRLLNWFRVAPPKGEPLHFVDLPGYGYARVPRAVRQGWRPLVEGYLRDRSALRGVVVLVDARRGPEEDERDLLAWLAELGVPARAVLTKADKLAKSKRKPAALAAQRALGLPAVPALFSAHTRDGADDVWRLLTSLVRQGPRQ, from the coding sequence GTGCGCGCGCGATCCGCTCGGTTCGTGACCTCGGCCGCCGACCCCGCGGGGTTTCCGCCGCCCGATCTGCCGGAGGTTGCCTTCGCCGGCCGGTCGAATGTCGGCAAGTCGTCGCTCATCAACGCGCTGTGTGGCGCCGCGAACCTCGCGAAGACGTCGCGTACGCCCGGACGCACGCGGCTCCTGAACTGGTTCCGGGTCGCCCCCCCCAAAGGGGAGCCGCTTCATTTCGTCGATCTGCCGGGCTACGGGTACGCCAGGGTGCCCCGGGCCGTGCGGCAGGGGTGGCGTCCGCTCGTCGAGGGCTACTTGCGCGACCGCTCCGCACTGCGCGGCGTCGTCGTGCTGGTCGACGCGCGCCGCGGACCCGAGGAGGACGAGCGGGACCTGCTCGCGTGGCTCGCGGAACTCGGCGTGCCGGCGCGCGCCGTGCTGACGAAAGCTGACAAGCTGGCGAAATCGAAGCGAAAACCCGCCGCGTTGGCCGCCCAGCGCGCGCTCGGGCTGCCGGCCGTTCCGGCCCTGTTTTCGGCGCACACGCGCGACGGCGCGGACGACGTCTGGCGATTGCTGACATCGCTGGTTCGCCAGGGCCCCCGCCAGTAG
- the rimI gene encoding ribosomal-protein-alanine N-acetyltransferase: MTEADLDQVMEIEHASFRAPWSRQVFAEELGREWAYVDVVRHREAGGRSRVVAFCNYWLVRDEVHVLNVATHPDHRRRGHGRRLMHHVVDFARRHRCRYITLEVRRSNDGALALYREFGFRSVGVRPNYYVEDSEDAIVMLLELDVPGDEPAGGG; the protein is encoded by the coding sequence ATGACCGAAGCCGACCTCGATCAGGTCATGGAGATCGAACACGCGTCGTTTCGCGCGCCGTGGTCGCGGCAGGTATTCGCCGAGGAGCTTGGCCGCGAGTGGGCCTACGTCGACGTCGTGCGCCATCGCGAGGCCGGGGGGCGAAGCCGCGTGGTCGCCTTTTGCAACTACTGGCTCGTGCGGGACGAGGTGCACGTTCTCAACGTCGCCACGCACCCGGACCACCGGCGTCGTGGCCACGGCCGCCGGCTGATGCACCACGTCGTGGACTTCGCCCGGCGACATCGTTGTCGTTACATCACGCTGGAAGTGCGGCGCTCCAACGACGGTGCACTCGCGCTGTACCGCGAGTTCGGCTTTCGCTCCGTCGGCGTGCGCCCCAACTACTACGTCGAGGACAGCGAGGACGCCATCGTCATGTTGCTGGAACTCGACGTGCCTGGCGACGAGCCGGCGGGTGGCGGGTAG
- a CDS encoding PEGA domain-containing protein: protein MELHAGAGTERGHRRGLRAAAARGAQRIPMTLRIAIIAAAVTVAAAFSARAAPSPKRAVAVLEFRGGSTAVPDIARRAATLLRKLTSLRIIDADDARAAGAEHIDADVAQCAGEPRCVAAIGRRLGADEVLLVGVSEFGDVILTLQRVDVRRRAVVARVAEALARDASPDDDDVSDYLRRVMPRSDFLRYGTIRIAANVAGARVFVGGMPRGTTPVPPIRVRAPGRYDIEVRMPGYAAFRASVEVPPDAAVQVHAALEPTSRAWYQKWWVAAIAGTVAAGAVTAAVLLSRDEPTTVPADVRAFELRF from the coding sequence CGCCGGGACAGAACGTGGTCACCGGCGAGGGCTACGCGCCGCTGCAGCTCGCGGTGCTCAACGGATTCCGATGACGCTGCGCATCGCGATCATCGCCGCGGCAGTGACCGTCGCCGCGGCCTTTTCTGCGCGGGCGGCGCCGTCGCCCAAGCGCGCCGTCGCCGTGCTCGAATTCCGCGGCGGGTCCACCGCCGTACCCGATATCGCGCGGCGCGCGGCCACACTACTGCGCAAGCTGACCTCGCTGCGGATCATCGATGCCGACGATGCGCGCGCCGCCGGCGCCGAACACATCGATGCCGACGTGGCCCAGTGCGCGGGCGAGCCGCGCTGCGTGGCGGCCATCGGGCGCCGATTAGGCGCCGACGAAGTGCTGCTCGTCGGTGTAAGCGAGTTTGGCGACGTCATCTTGACGTTACAACGGGTCGACGTGCGCCGCCGCGCGGTGGTGGCGCGCGTCGCCGAAGCGCTCGCGCGCGATGCATCCCCGGACGACGACGACGTGTCCGACTACCTACGGCGCGTCATGCCGCGCTCCGACTTTTTGCGGTACGGCACGATCCGGATCGCGGCCAACGTTGCTGGCGCGCGCGTGTTCGTCGGCGGCATGCCGCGCGGCACCACGCCGGTGCCGCCAATCCGGGTGCGCGCGCCCGGCCGCTATGACATCGAGGTGCGCATGCCCGGGTACGCCGCGTTTCGCGCGTCGGTCGAGGTGCCGCCCGACGCGGCGGTCCAGGTGCACGCCGCGCTCGAGCCGACCTCGCGGGCCTGGTATCAAAAGTGGTGGGTGGCGGCCATCGCGGGTACGGTAGCGGCCGGCGCGGTCACCGCGGCCGTGCTGCTGTCGCGCGACGAGCCGACGACCGTGCCCGCCGACGTACGCGCATTTGAGCTGCGCTTCTGA